A single window of Methanothermobacter marburgensis str. Marburg DNA harbors:
- a CDS encoding fibrillarin-like rRNA/tRNA 2'-O-methyltransferase, giving the protein MKRVKGLDGVFMMNDSLLTVNPNPGVRVYGEKLIEWGGREYRVWDPRRSKLAAAIHNGLRGFSLKASCRVLYLGASAGTTASHISDIVTDGRVYCVEFSPRMMRELLEVCSARMNMLPLLEDASRPRDYLRMVEAADLVYCDIAQPDQTRLFAENMEYFLRDDGYGLIMIKARSIDVTRSPRKIFREEVRKLRDSDFQVMDQVGLNPYEKDHMAVLVKRSD; this is encoded by the coding sequence GTGAAACGTGTTAAGGGCCTTGATGGTGTTTTTATGATGAATGACTCGCTCCTCACAGTGAACCCCAATCCCGGTGTGAGGGTCTATGGGGAGAAGCTCATAGAGTGGGGTGGCCGGGAGTACCGGGTCTGGGATCCCAGGCGGTCCAAACTTGCAGCCGCCATTCACAATGGTCTCAGAGGCTTCAGCCTGAAAGCCAGTTGCCGGGTACTGTATCTTGGGGCTTCGGCCGGAACAACAGCCTCACACATCTCTGATATTGTGACAGACGGCAGGGTATACTGCGTTGAATTTTCACCCAGGATGATGAGGGAGCTTCTGGAGGTGTGCAGTGCCCGTATGAACATGCTGCCGCTTCTCGAGGACGCTTCAAGGCCCAGAGATTACCTCAGGATGGTTGAGGCGGCTGACCTCGTCTACTGTGACATTGCACAGCCAGACCAGACCCGGTTGTTCGCCGAGAATATGGAATATTTCCTGAGGGATGATGGCTACGGTCTCATAATGATAAAGGCCAGGAGCATAGATGTTACAAGGAGCCCCCGTAAGATCTTCCGTGAGGAGGTAAGGAAACTCAGGGACTCAGATTTCCAGGTGATGGACCAGGTGGGCCTTAATCCCTACGAGAAGGACCATATGGCTGTTCTTGTTAAAAGAAGTGATTGA
- the coaBC gene encoding bifunctional phosphopantothenoylcysteine decarboxylase/phosphopantothenate--cysteine ligase CoaBC, protein MEIVLCVTGSVAAIEAVKLARELRRQGASVTCFMSEDACRIIHPYAMEFATGSKPILELTGEIEHVKYADADLILVAPATANIIGKLAFKLADNPISSLLLTASGMGTPIVMVPSMHEAMYAAAKGNMRRLRDEGVVFVEPRMDEGKAKFPDINTIVLEAMRQTSKQRLRGKRVLISLGGTYEPIDPVRGITNRSSGKMGLAVARRAYIEGADVTLLAGIISVDIPQQFTVIGTETADSMASAVRELIGEHDVFVSAAAVADFKPTYTERKISSDGELTLTLKPNPKIIKIARELNPDALIVGFKAEYDVPRDELIRSAEKQMQEAGVDIVVANDVSVEGFGSDSNMAIIVSDEALELPVMSKDDLASLIIDEIAGKLEEKERNS, encoded by the coding sequence ATGGAGATAGTACTTTGCGTTACAGGAAGCGTTGCCGCCATTGAGGCGGTTAAACTCGCAAGGGAACTGAGAAGGCAGGGCGCCAGTGTCACCTGTTTCATGAGTGAGGACGCCTGCAGAATAATACACCCCTATGCAATGGAGTTCGCCACAGGAAGCAAACCCATCCTTGAACTTACAGGGGAGATAGAGCACGTTAAGTACGCCGACGCAGACCTAATCCTGGTGGCCCCTGCAACAGCCAACATCATAGGTAAACTTGCCTTTAAGCTGGCCGACAACCCCATATCATCCCTTCTCCTCACGGCATCAGGGATGGGGACCCCAATAGTTATGGTCCCATCAATGCATGAGGCCATGTATGCCGCTGCAAAGGGGAACATGCGAAGGCTGAGGGATGAGGGTGTTGTCTTTGTTGAGCCCCGCATGGATGAGGGGAAGGCCAAGTTCCCTGACATCAACACGATAGTACTTGAGGCGATGAGGCAGACCTCAAAGCAGAGGTTGAGGGGTAAAAGGGTCCTCATAAGCCTTGGCGGAACATATGAGCCAATAGATCCAGTCAGGGGCATTACAAACAGAAGTTCAGGTAAGATGGGTCTTGCGGTTGCACGAAGGGCATACATTGAGGGTGCCGACGTCACACTCCTGGCAGGTATCATCTCAGTGGATATCCCCCAGCAGTTCACAGTTATAGGGACTGAGACAGCGGATTCCATGGCATCAGCAGTCAGGGAACTTATAGGGGAACATGATGTATTCGTATCGGCTGCAGCCGTCGCTGACTTCAAACCCACCTACACAGAGAGGAAGATATCCTCAGATGGAGAACTCACACTCACACTTAAACCAAACCCCAAGATCATAAAAATTGCAAGGGAACTTAACCCCGACGCACTTATTGTTGGATTCAAGGCCGAGTACGATGTCCCCAGGGATGAACTTATCAGATCTGCAGAGAAGCAGATGCAGGAGGCTGGTGTGGATATCGTCGTTGCAAATGACGTTTCAGTTGAGGGGTTCGGCTCAGACAGCAACATGGCCATCATAGTCTCAGATGAAGCACTGGAACTTCCTGTAATGAGCAAGGATGACCTCGCATCCCTAATAATTGATGAGATTGCAGGGAAACTTGAAGAAAAGGAACGAAATTCTTGA